From a region of the Vanrija pseudolonga chromosome 2, complete sequence genome:
- the HI_0077_1 gene encoding putative protein, producing the protein MFGWQRADVDHSGKGGSEKSRILMLHALANIEQYAIDLAWDIIARFAEFEVDGERLPVDFFLDWAKVAEDEAKHYSLLSKRLVEMGSYFGAHTVHAGLWESASDTAESLLSRIAIIHLVAEARGVDMNPLTMAKLRAAEDAESTRILEIIHADEITHVTTGHRWFSWICHKRGLDPVQQFRLEVSNNFHGDLKGPFNVEDRAKAGLTPDFYTDLRGHHQRREDRQAAYAHGGGKSGGDEHLHPRLT; encoded by the exons ATGTTCGGCTGGCAGCGAGCTGATGTCGATCACAGCGGCAAGGGAGGCTCAGAGAAATCAAGGATTTTGATGCTCC ACGCGCTTGCCAACATTGAGCAATATGCCATCGACCTCGCATGGGACATTATTGCCAGGTTCGCGGAATTCGAGGTGGACGGTGAACGGCTCCCAGTCGACTTCTTCCTCGACTGGGCGAAGGTCGCCGAAGATGAGGCGAAACACTACTCACTGCTGAGTAAAAGGCTCGTC GAAATGGGCTCCTATTTTGGTGCTCACACAG TGCATGCTGGATTGTGGGAGTCTGCCAGCGACACTGCAGAGTCTCTACTGTCTCGAATCGCCATCATCCACCTAGTGGCGGAAGCTCGGGGGGTGGATATGAACCCACTCACGATGGCCAAGTTGCGTGCTGCAGAGGATGCCGAATCGACCCGCATCTTGGAGATTATCCATGCTGACGAAATTACGC ATGTGACGACTGGGCACCGCTGGTTTTCTTGGAT TTGCCATAAGCGAGGCTTGGATCCAGTGCAGCAGTTTCGTCTGGAAGTGTCCAACAACTTCCACGGGGATCTCAAGGGCCCCTTCAATGTGGAAGACAGAGCAAAGGCG GGCCTGACGCCCGACTTTTATACCGACCTGCGTGGGCACCACCAGCGACGAGAGGACAGGCAAGCCGCTTATGCGCACGGAGGAGGAAAGAGCGGGGGTGACGAGCACTTGCACCCCCGACTCACATGA
- the HI_0077_1 gene encoding uncharacterized protein, giving the protein MAKLRAAEDAESTRILEIIHADEITHVTTGHRWFSWICHKRGLDPVQQFRLEVSNNFHGDLKGPFNVEDRAKAGLTPDFYTDLRGHHQRREDRQAAYAHGGGKSGGDEHLHPRLT; this is encoded by the exons ATGGCCAAGTTGCGTGCTGCAGAGGATGCCGAATCGACCCGCATCTTGGAGATTATCCATGCTGACGAAATTACGC ATGTGACGACTGGGCACCGCTGGTTTTCTTGGAT TTGCCATAAGCGAGGCTTGGATCCAGTGCAGCAGTTTCGTCTGGAAGTGTCCAACAACTTCCACGGGGATCTCAAGGGCCCCTTCAATGTGGAAGACAGAGCAAAGGCG GGCCTGACGCCCGACTTTTATACCGACCTGCGTGGGCACCACCAGCGACGAGAGGACAGGCAAGCCGCTTATGCGCACGGAGGAGGAAAGAGCGGGGGTGACGAGCACTTGCACCCCCGACTCACATGA
- the HSFB2A gene encoding Heat stress transcription factor B-2a: protein MSRRGSTPEPRSIKRRHSLDEADESPEKRSRGAAEDDKSPRSNTSSLSEGSMAAGPSLNVPAASPHHSYPAADGPSEPRRSGNATPPSAESSPVSSDGDEGDAGDHSRSRLSASAPTSLRRPASSSGVVGRPSWQTMPRTHRPESEAPESRSWDRRGSNDPRDAQDHHEPLMTPRHVSLTLTPPTNFISSGSTMTHPPTKTQAAFVGKLYSMLEDEKIAKSRLLFWSEDGTSFVCPNPTEFSKDVLPNYFKHNNWQSFVRQLNMYSFNKVSDLYSTANSDPQAWEFRHPLFRRGEPNLLARIKRKSTRPSNTEGNNAPVTSPNDDEVRAAGGWAREGPHTGPSTTLQVRFGTPPRDYQTARQYPAYTHPPPAPTPYEPPSSSRVHFGGGGAPPSSSTAPASYPRDVREAAPSVEPTYFAPSQPSRQPSVESLSRQVAALQETVSRLHNSLRDERLQNSRTSIEFTNHLLHMAELFAESGRDTRGFQEVIHKQATLFRHRYDQLRAAELSKKVGHSLAMAPPHSHGLYMKTADSPHLPTLLHPLQRALIPHDPPRQMQARTTHRWNVSTRLNPCEERRHNHSTIAAALRGSIREKCLVTTTLDGQARRLGETPTGCRTKKRGHRLTTTHPRRRCAT from the exons ATGTCCCGGAGAGGATCGACGCCAGAGCCTCGCTCCATCAAGCGACGGCACTCTCTGGACGAAGCCGATGAATCGCCAGAGAAGCGGTCCCGTGGAGCTGCCGAGGATGACAAGTCGCCAAGGAGCAACACCAGCTCGCTAAGTGAGGGCAGCATGGCCGCTGGCCCATCTCTCAACGTCCCAGCTGCATCGCCACACCACTCGTACCCAGCAGCCGATGGTCCAAGCGAGCCTCGCCGCTCCGGGAATGCAACACCCCCATCGGCAGAATCGTCGCCGGTGTCTTCTGACGGAGACGAAGGCGACGCTGGTGATCATAGTCGGTCCCGGCTGTCGGCGAGTGCACCAACCTCGCTCCGGCGGCCGGCGTCCTCATCGGGGGTCGTTGGTCGGCCGTCCTGGCAGACTATGCCCCGCACGCATCGCCCAGAGTCCGAGGCACCAGAAAGCAGATCCTGGGACCGCAGGGGGAGCAATGACCCCCGAGACGCTCAAGATCACCACGAGCCTCTTATGACACCGCGCCATGTGTCGTTGACTTTGACGCCTCCAACGAATTTCATCTCTTCTGGCAGCACAATGACTCACCCGCCGACCAAGACACAAGCGGCCTTCGTTGGCAAGCTCTACTCCATGCTGGAAGATGAGAAGATTGCAAAGTCGAGGCTTCTCTTCTGGTCGGAAGATGGCACGTCGTTTGTTTGTCCGAATCCTACGGAGTTTTCAAA AGATGTCTTGCCAAACTACTTCAAGCACAACAATTGGCAGTCGTTTGTTCGCCAGTTAAACATGTACTC CTTCAACAAGGTGTCAGACTTGTACTCGACAGCAAACAGTGATCCACAAGCGTGGGAGTTCCGACACCCACTTTTCCGACGAGGAGAACCAAACTTGCTAGCAAGAATCAAACGCAAGTCGACTCGCCCATCAAACACTGAAGGCAACAATGCTCCTGTTACTTCACCCAACGACGATGAAGTCCGCGCCGCTGGGGGGTGGGCACGAGAGGGCCCTCATACTGGACCGAGCACGACTCTCCAAGTTCGCTTCGGCACCCCTCCACGAGACTATCAGACAGCCCGTCAATACCCTGCATacactcaccctcctccgGCTCCGACGCCGTACGAACCACCCTCATCATCTCGTGTCCACTTTGGTGGCGGAGGTGCTCCTCCAAGCTCATCTACGGCCCCAGCCTCATATCCTCGAGATGTGCGAGAAGCTGCTCCCTCTGTCGAGCCGACGTACTTTGCTCCAAGCCAGCCTTCTCGTCAACCTTCGGTCGAGTCTTTGTCCCGCCAAGTGGCCGCTTTGCAAGAGACGGTCAGCCGGTTGCATAATTCACTCCGCGATGAGCGACTTCAGAACTCGAGAACCTCTATCGAGTTCACCAATCATCTACTTCACATGGCCGAGTTGTTTGCTGAGAGCGGAAGAG ACACTCGGGGTTTCCAAGAAGTTATTCACAAGCAGGCTACATTGTTCCGCCATCGATATGACCAGCTAAGGGCGGCTGAGCTGTCT AAGAAGGTCGGCCACTCTCTGGCT ATGGCACCCCCTCACTCGCACGGTCTATACATGAAGACCGCCGACTCGCCGCATCTGCCCACCCTTCTCCACCCGTTACAACGCGCCCTGATACCGCACGACCCGCCACGTCAGATGCAGGCCCGTACTACCCATCGTTGGAACGTCAGTACCCGCCTCAACCCctgcgaggagcgccgccacAACCACAGTACCATCGCGGCGGCCCTCCGAGGCTCGATCAGAGAGAAGTGCCTCGTGACTACAACCCTGGACGGCCAGGCCCGTCGTCTAGGCGAGACACCGACGGGCTGCCGCACGAAGAAGCGCGGGCACAGGTTGACCACGACCCACCCAAGACGTCGCTGCGCAACTTGA
- the frc_0 gene encoding Formyl-CoA:oxalate CoA-transferase has protein sequence MTSPNSVVAGARGVMEGLLSDPRLHIPDEIAARAQRDVTFVGNPDPFLPVPFRIAEALAGLKGVEAAFAGAIAEQRGLSPGKAAIDVEQSALFMFSTFLARINGKVPNDPSLTHGGRPVKDTDIHHSFKNRYRQLATNCYRTKDGRYYYTHGSLDARATMRILGMDPDRTDLVETKDILQAYGEAVGKFTAAELDEKIQAAGLPGAICLSVDEFLASEQGKAIADAPVYELTSAPGPKVSWPAIAPNTKPQALTGIKVLDLTRVIAGPAIGRGLADHGATVLRVTSPNLPDLQGIVPDLHAGKYSAYIDLDAAEGRETLASLVRDADVLIDGYRPGALERRGFGRDAVRKLNPSLVYVRENCYGWRGPWAGRAGWQQIADAVSGVSARYADKLGHPGEAIQPIFPSADYGSGVAGLVGTMQALYERARSGGVFDLDVSLCYYNLWELSLGLYDDAVWERIRPSAPVRHNWDVVMMLGGVGPSLRAQRPSLFTRDDFWQVLPAPTYGPEGKVRILRPVVKFEHLPVLVSKGPSQNGDDAAAWPASST, from the exons ATGACCTCACCGAACAGTGTCGTCGCCGGTGCCCGGGGAGTCATGGAAGGTCTGCTCTCCGACCCACGCCTGCACATCCCGGACGAgatcgcggcgcgcgcccaaCGCGACGTCACGTTCGTGGGTAACCCCGATCCCTTCCTCCCTGTTCCCTTTCGCATTGCCGAAGCGCTCGCTGGGctcaagggcgtcgaggcggcgttcGCAGGCGCCAtagccgagcagcgcggtCTCTCCCCCGGCAAGGCGGcgatcgacgtcgagcagtcGGCCCTGTTCATGTTCTCGACGTTCCTCGCCCGCATCAATGGCAAGGTGCCCAACGATCCGAGCCTCACGCACGGCGGTAGACCAGTCAAAGATACCGATATCCACCACAGCTTCAAGAACCGTTACCGCCAGCTCGCGACAAACTGTTACCGCACCAAGGACGGCAGGTACTACTACACCCATGGCAGCCTGGACGCGCGTGCGACGATGCGGATCCTCGGGATGGACCCGGACCGCACTGATCTCGTCGAGACGAAGGATATCCTCCAGGCGTATGGCGAAGCCGTGGGCAAGTTCActgctgccgagctcgacgagaagatcCAGGCAGCTGGACTTCCCGGCGCCATCTGCCTTTCGGTTGACG agTTCCTCGCATCGGAGCAAGGAAAGGCAatcgccgacgcgccagtGTATGAGCTCACCTCGGCACCGGGGCCGAAGGTATCCTGGCCGGCGATAGCACCCAACACCAAACCCCAAGCCCTGACAGGTATCAAGGTCCTCGACCTAACGAGGGTCATTGCTGGACCTGCCATCGGCCGCGGGCTCGCAGATCACGGTGCCACGGTGCTCCGGGTCACGTCTCCCAACCTGCCCGACCTGCAGGGCATCGTGCCAGACCTGCACGCAGGCAAGTACTCGGCGTACATCGACCTCGATGCCGCCGAAGGGCGGGAGACCCTCGCCAGCCttgtgcgcgacgccgatgtCCTGATTGACGGGTATCGgcctggcgcgctcgagcggcggggaTTCGGGCGGGATGCAGTGCGCAAACTCAACCCTTCGCTGGTGTACGTCCGCGAGAACTGCTACGGGTGGCGCGGGCCTTgggccggccgcgccggctggCAACAGATTGCCGACGCGGTATCtggcgtctcggcgcggtacgccgacaagctcggccaTCCCGGCGAGGCGATCCAGCCCATCTTCCCCTCAGCCGACTATGGgagcggcgtggcgggctTGGTGGGGACCATGCAGGCGCTGTACGAGCGTGCACGCTCCGGGGGCGTGTTTGATCTCGACGTGAGCCTGTGCTACTACAACCTGTGGGAGCTCTCTCTCGGGCtgtacgacgacgcggtgtgGGAGCGTATCCGCCCGTCCGCGCCCGTCCGGCACAACTGGGACGTGGTAATGATGCTTGGCGGGGTAGggccgtcgctgcgcgcgcagcgcccgTCCCTCTTCACGCGAGACGACTTCTGGCAGGTGCTCCCTGCGCCGACCTACGGCCCGGAAGGGAAGGTGCGCATCCTCCGGCCCGTCGTCAAGTTTGAGCATCTCCCCGTCCTCGTGTCCAAGGGCCCGAGCCAGAacggcgacgatgcggcAGCGTGGCCGGCGAGCAGCACAtga
- the ZUFSP gene encoding Ubiquitin carboxyl-terminal hydrolase ZUFSP — protein sequence MPTCPVCDQVINADDTAFEHHVNAHFDGSAQPGQQNGTDGGNFLLSPPLPSDDEVEFLGQSAPESRCFVCATDLSSLSETARNAHVSDCLDSGGVDAAPQRDRLSQDSDFYLEDPDTPNDISRHVGKGRRLDGLWNGAVLASLKPGRDREAKGDDWWDPIRGGVKHGNVPSNFSPGLIPVLRDMLLKDVSKRQIRSAVLASGGVHIKSNWTFDGTWGCGYRNAEMVISALVSEPPYREVFPNPGVRAIQSWIEDAWRAGYDPEGRFQLQDKLLGTRKWIGTSDLYAMFSARGVRCTLYDFDKPGGNNGSDEPAFKRLQRWVKNYFDGDDGVGLPGSVRISTQLPVILQHSGHSRSIVGYEETAKGDINLLIFDPAKTIPKDVRSAGIEQVRQSRNGVSRSPTVVQTTLSSEPDTRAREGDEAAELSEDDEVGPGGWVRRRKLSLGKGKQASNSTLPSSLGVFRVNMTRFSSHTKYQVLAFTGGSLLTPEERLARQTPTSTIS from the exons ATGCCGACCTGCCCGGTATGCGACCAGGTCATTAACGCAGACGATACTGCCTTCGAGCATCATGTCAACGCACACTTTGACGGGAGTGCCCAACCCGGCCAGCAGaacggcaccgacggcggcaactTCCTCCTGTCGCCGCCCCTGCCATCAGACGACGAGGTAGAGTTCCTCGGGCAAAG CGCACCCGAGTCGCGCTGCTTCGTGTGCGCGACCGACCTCTCGTCCCTCAGCGAGACGGCGCGTAACGCGCACGTCAGCGACTGCCTAG ACTCGGGAGGCGTGGATGCAGCACCCCAGAGAGACCGGTTAAGCCAAGACTCGGACTTCTATCTCGAAGACCCAGATACGCCGAACGACATCTCGCGGCATGTGGGGAAGGGCAGGAGGCTCGACGGCCTGTGGAACGGGGCGGTGCTCGCGTCTCTCAAGCCTGGTCGGGACAGGgaggccaagggcgacgacTG GTGGGACCCAAtacgcggcggcgtgaagCACGGCAACGTCCCCTCCAACTTCTCGCCAG GCCTCATCCCTGTCCTCCGTGACATGTTGCTCAAGGACGTGTCCAAGCGGCAGATCCGATCGGCCGTTCTGGCCTCTGGGGGCGTGCACATCAAGAGCAACTGGACTTTTGATGGCA CCTGGGGGTGTGGCTATCGCAACGCCGAGATGGTCATCTCGGCGCTCGTCTCTGAGCCGCCGTACCGCGAAGTCTTCCCCAACCCTGGCGTGAGGGCCATTCAGTCGTGGATCGAAGACGCGTGGCGCGCGGGTTACGACCCAGAAGGGCGGTTCCAGCTGCAGgacaagctcctcggcacgaGGAAGTGGATTGGGACTTCTG ATCTCTATGCCATGTTCAGCGCAAGAGGTGTGAGGTGCACACTGT ATGACTTTGACAAACCTGGCGGCAACAACGGATCCGACGAGCCAGCGTTTAAGCGTCTGCAGCGCTGGGTGAAGAACTACTTT GATGGTGACGACGGTGTGGGGCTCCCCGGCTCCGTGCGCATCTCGACCCAGCTGCCCGTGATCCTGCAG CACTCGGGCCACTCGCGTTCTATTGTGGGATACGAAGAGACGGCCAAGGGCGACATCAACCTCCTCATCTTTGATCCAGCCAA aaCCATCCCTAAGGACGTTCGATCGGCCGGCATCGAGCAAGTGCGCCAGTCTCGCAACGGGGTGTCGCGCAGCCCAACAGTGGTGCAGACGACGCTGTCGTCAGAGCCGGACACGAGGGCTAGGGAGGGTGACGAAGCAGCAGAGCTgagcgaggacgatgaggttGGGCCTGGCGGCTGGGTACGCCGGCGCAAGCTGAGTctgggcaagggcaagcaggCGAGCAATAGCACTCTTCCCTCGTCTCTGGGCGTGTTCCGTGTCAACATGACCCGATTCAGCTCGCACACCAAGTACCAGGTGCTTGCGTTTACTGGTGGTTCATTGTTGACGCCAGAGGAGCGGCTGGCGCGCCAGACGCCGACTAGCACGATAAGCTAG
- the ARF1_0 gene encoding ADP-ribosylation factor: MGVTFSSLWSRLFARKETKVLILGLDNAGKSTILYRITMGSVVASAPTVGSNHEIYDYKGVRFGLIDLGGQSSLRSSWNQYFAETEAIILVIDSNDPARLNLAKQELQKLVKAEELRTALLLVLANKQDLPASEGRLTPAQVSEGLGLTDLREREWQIMGCSALTGLGLFEGMDWLVTKLSAK, encoded by the exons ATGGGAG TGACATTCTCATCCCTCTGGTCGCGCCTCTTCGCGCGCAAGGAGACCAAGGTCCTGATCCTGGGTCTCGACAATGCGGGCAAG TCGACCATCCTGTACCGTATCACGAtgggcagcgtcgtcgcgtcggcgccgacagtgGGCTCGAACCACGAGATTTACGACTACAAAGGCGTGCGGTTCGGGCTgatcgacctcggcggccagagCTCTCTGCGGTCCAGCTGGAACCAGTACTTTGCCGAGACGGAGGCGATTATCCTCGTCATCGACTCGAACGACCCCGCGCGTCTGAATCTCGCCAAGCAGGAGCTGCAGAAGCtggtcaaggccgag GAACTGCGGACGGCCCTGCTCTTGGTCCTGGCCAACAAGCAGGACCTGCCAGCGTCCGAGGGACGCCTGACCCCCGCACAGGTCTCGGAAGGGCTCGGCCTCACTGAtctccgcgagcgcgagtggcAAATCATGGGCTGCAGCGCGCTCACCGGCCTCGGACTGTTCGAGGGTATGGACTGGCTCGTGACCAAGCTGTCGGCAAAGtag
- the ADE6 gene encoding Phosphoribosylformylglycinamidine synthase produces the protein MLVLPGSSAITPTRRATLLAALQKALPSITSVDAVHLHLVNPVDDKAAGELATAGSEPRGILNELFAYGDDDRLDSTKAFLDSGVAEGTLALYVLPRAGTISPWSSKATDIAKLCRLQNHVARLERGALYLITAPKAVTLPEVAPELHLIHDRMTQLIHTSLPDPTTIFPSSHPTPDPLVTVPILGAADPLAVLGEANARLGLALSEEEIPYLVESFTAAGRNPTDAELFMFAQVNSEHCRHKIFNAKWTIDGKDKDNSLFGMIRNTEKSVKSHATISAYQDNAAVVDGFKAPRFAVDGGADNKYAAGEENVPILIKVETHNHPTAVSPYPGAATGSGGEIRDEGATGRGSRPKAGLAGFTVSDLLIPGSTQPWESDIGRPSHIASALDIMIEAPLGAAAFNNEFGRPALGGYFRTFLLEVPAPNGEPEWRGYHKPIMIAGGLGTVRPQFAVKTGLHAGDKVIVLGGPGMLIGLGGGAASSMASGASSADLDFASVQRDNPEMQRRCQQVIDACVNRGDKNPIESIHDVGAGGLSNALPELVHDCDLGAVFEIRDVLVDDPKMSPMEIWCNESQERYVLAVKPENLPIFEELCKRERCPFAVVGTATKEERLVVTDRLLGDEPINIPMSVLFGKPPRMHRHGDTVHPRRDAFDSSLKAYVPDAHLATAVDRVLHLPSVGSKQFLITIGDRSITGLVTRDQMVGPWQVPVADVAVTRSAFGFDDVVVGEAMAMGERTPLALLNAGASARMAVAESLTNLVAASVPDLSAVKLSANWMSAASTEGEGSRLYEAVEAIGMDLCPALGVGIPVGKDSMSMSMRWSGEHGKQNTVTAPLSLIVTAFAAVDNVERTWTPALRTDAGESVLVFVDLARGKQRLGGSAVAQVFKQLGSESPDVEDAAELKAFLHAVQALKSTDTVLAYHDRSDGGLLTTAVEMAFAGRTGVELSVDAINKSGDVVAALFNEELGALFEVRTADLGAFTDAFVKAGFPTQSIHSVGRVLGRENQAVTVIQKGAIVFESTRGQLQQAWAETSFRMQSLRDEPKGAQQEFDAILNDADNGIIYDIKFPFLPEVARPLSSPPKVAILREQGVNGHIEMAWSFHAAGFDAIDVHMSDVISGKVPFGAFKGIAACGGFSYGDVLGAGSGWARSALLNPTARAEFTAFFAREDTFALGVCNGCQFFSQLHDIIPGAESWPTFKANRSERFEGRVATVAITAEAAKSVLLKGMEGSTLPVAVAHGEGRASFADHGDLAALNAAGLVPVRYVDHEGKVTQRYPLNPNGSPEGISAIQTPSGRVLAIMPHPERVVAAESNSWFPVDKRGEWKGKGPWFRLFQNAYAFATSA, from the coding sequence ATGCTCGTTCTCCCCGGCTCCTCGGCCAtcacgcccacgcgccgcgctaccctcctcgcggcgctgcagaAGGCGCTGCCCTCCATCACCTCGGTCGACGCGGTGCACCTGCACCTCGTCAACCCGGTCGATGACAAGgccgcgggcgagctcgcgacTGCCGGCTCTGAGCCGCGCGGCATCCTCAACGAGCTGTTCGcgtacggcgacgacgaccgcctcgactcgACCAAGGCGTTCCTCGACTcgggcgtcgccgagggcaccctcgccctctaTGTCCTCCCCCGTGCCGGCACCATCTCCCCCTGGAGCTCCAAGGCCACCGACATTGCCAAGCTCTGTCGCCTCCAGAaccacgtcgcgcgcctcgagcgcggcgcgctctaTCTTATCACCGCGCCCAAGGCGGTCACCCTCCCCGAGGTCGCGCCCGAGCTCCACCTCATCCACGACCGCATGACCCAGCTCATCCACACCAGCCTCCCGGACCCGACCACCATCTTCCCTTCGTCGCACCCCACGCCCGACCCGCTGGTTACCGTTcccatcctcggcgctgcTGATCCGCTTGCGGTGCTTGGCGAGGCTAACGCTCGTCTCGGTCTCGCCCTctccgaggaggagatccCTTACCTCGTCGAGAGCTtcaccgccgctggccgcaaccccaccgacgccgagctcttcATGTTCGCCCAGGTCAACTCGGAGCACTGCCGTCACAAGATCTTCAACGCCAAGTGGACCATTgacggcaaggacaaggacaactCGCTCTTCGGCATGATCCGCAACACTGAGAAGTCGGTCAAGTCGCACGCCACCATCTCGGCCTACCAGGACAatgctgccgtcgtcgacggcttCAAGGCCCCCCGCTTCGCTGTTGACGGTGGCGCCGACAACAAgtacgccgccggcgaggagaacGTCCCCATCCTCATCAAGGTCGAGACTCACAACCACCCCACGGCCGTCTCGCCCTACCCCGGTGCCGCTACCGGCTCGGGCGGTGAGATCCGTGACGAGGGTGCTACCGGCCGTGGCTCGCGCCCCAAGGCTGGTCTCGCCGGCTTCACCGTCTCCGACCTCCTCATCCCTGGCAGCACCCAGCCCTGGGAGTCGGACATTGGTCGTCCCTCCCACATCGCCTCGGCTCTCGACATCATGATCGAGGCCCCTctcggtgcggcggcgttcaACAACGAGTTCGGTCGCCCCGCCCTTGGTGGTTACTTCCGTACCTTCCTCCTGGAGGTCCCGGCCCCCAACGGCGAGCCCGAGTGGCGTGGCTACCACAAGCCCATCATGATCGCTGGTGGTCTCGGTACCGTCCGCCCCCAGTTTGCCGTCAAGACTGGCCTCCACGCCGGCGACAAGgtcatcgtcctcggtgGCCCTGGTATGCTCATCGGtctcggtggtggtgccgctTCGTCCATGGCCAGCGGTGCTTCGtccgccgacctcgacttcGCCTCGGTTCAGCGTGACAACCCGGAGATgcagcgccgctgccagcaGGTCATCGACGCCTGTGTCAACCGTGGTGACAAGAACCCCATCGAGTCGATCCACGACGTCGGTGCTGGTGGTCTCTCCAACGCTctccccgagctcgtccacgactgcgacctcggcgccgtgtttGAGATCCGTGATGTTCTCGTCGATGACCCGAAGATGTCGCCCATGGAGATCTGGTGCAATGAGTCGCAGGAGCGTTACGTTCTCGCTGTCAAGCCCGAAAACCTCCCCATCTTCGAGGAGCTCTGCAAGCGTGAGCGCTGCCCCTTCGCCGTTGTCGGCACCGCTaccaaggaggagcgtcTTGTTGTGACtgaccgcctcctcggcgacgagcccaTCAACATTCCCATGTCTGTTCTCTTCGGCAAGCCCCCTCGCATGCACCGCCACGGTGACACCGTTCACCCCAGGCGCGACGCCTTCGACTCGTCGCTCAAGGCCTACGTCCCTGACGCAcacctcgccaccgctgtcgaccgtgtcctccacctccccagCGTCGGCTCCAAGCAGTTCCTCATCACCATCGGTGACCGCTCCATCACGGGTCTCGTTACCCGTGACCAGATGGTAGGCCCCTGGCAGGTCCCCGTTGCGGACGTGGCCGTTACCCGCTCGGCCTTTGGCTTCGACGATGTCGTTGTCGGTGAGGCTATGGCCATGGGTGAGCGCACtccccttgccctcctcAACGCTGGTGCCTCGGCCCGcatggccgtcgccgagtccCTCACCAACCTtgtcgccgcctcggtcccCGACCTTTCGGCCGTCAAGCTCAGCGCCAACTGGATGTCGGCTGCCTCGACTGAGGGCGAGGGTTCGCGCCTCtacgaggccgtcgaggccatcgGCATGGACCTCTGCCCTGCCCTTGGTGTCGGTATCCCCGTCGGCAAGGACTCGATGTCCATGTCGATGCGCTGGTCTGGCGAGCACGGCAAGCAGAACACTGTTACTGCCCCTCTCTCGCTCATCGTCACTGCCtttgccgccgtcgacaacgtcgagcGCACCTGGACCCCCGCGCTCCGCACCGACGCTGGCGAGTCTGTCCTCGTGTTTGTTGACCTTGCCCGCGGCAAGCAGCGTCTGGGTGGTTCGGCCGTCGCTCAGGTCTTCAAGCAGCTCGGCTCCGAGTCCCCCGATGTTGAggacgctgccgagctcaaggcctTCCTCCACGCTGTCCAGGCTCTCAAGTCGACCGACACGGTCCTTGCTTACCACGACCGCTCGGACGGTGGTCTTCTCACCACTGCTGTCGAGATGGCCTTTGCCGGCCGCACTGGTGTCGAGCTCTCGGTCGACGCCATCAACAAGTCGGGCGACGTTGTTGCCGCCCTCTTCAacgaggagctcggtgcCCTCTTCGAGGTCCGCACtgccgacctcggtgccTTCACCGACGCCTTCGTCAAGGCTGGCTTCCCCACCCAGTCGATCCACTCGGTTGGTcgcgtccttggccgcgagAACCAGGCCGTCACTGTCATCCAGAAGGGTGCCATTGTCTTCGAGTCTACCCGTGGCCAGCTCCAGCAGGCCTGGGCCGAGACGTCGTTCCGCATGCAGTCGCTCCGTGACGAGCCCAAGGGTGCTCAGCAGGAGTTTGATGCCATcctcaacgacgccgacaacggTATCATCTACGACATCAAGttccccttcctccccgaGGTTGCCCGCCCCCTCTCTTCGCCCCCCAAGGTCGCCATCCTCCGTGAGCAGGGCGTCAACGGCCACATTGAGATGGCTTGGTCGTTCCACGCCGCTGGCTTTGACGCCATCGACGTCCACATGTCGGACGTCATTTCGGGCAAGGTTCCCTTCGGAGCCTTCAAGGGTATCGCCGCCTGTGGTGGCTTCTCGTACGGTGACGTTCTCGGTGCCGGTAGCGGTTGGGCCCGCTCGGCTCTGCTGAACCCCACGGCTCGTGCCGAATTCACCGCCTTCTTCGCCCGCGAGGACACCTTCGCTCTTGGTGTCTGCAACGGCTGCCAGTTCTTCTCGCAGCTGCACGACATcatccccggcgccgagtcgtgGCCCACGTTCAAGGCCAACCGCTCGGAGCGCTTCGAGGGCCGTGTCGCGACCGTCGCCATcactgccgaggccgccaagtCGGTCCTTCTCAAGGGCATGGAGGGCTCGAccctccccgtcgccgtcgcccacggTGAGGGCCGCGCCTCGTTCGCCGACCACGGCGACCTTGCTGCTCTCAACGCCGCTGGCCTCGTCCCCGTCCGCTACGTTGACCACGAAGGCAAGGTCACGCAGCGCTACCCCCTCAACCCCAACGGCTCGCCCGAGGGTATCTCGGCCATCCAGACCCCCAGCGGTCGTGTGCTCGCCATCATGCCCCACCccgagcgtgtcgtcgcggccgagtCGAACTCGTGGTTCCCCGTCGAcaagcgcggcgagtggAAGGGCAAGGGACCCTGGTTCCGTCTCTTCCAGAACGCCTACGCGTTCGCCACGTCCGCTTAA